From the genome of Lotus japonicus ecotype B-129 chromosome 6, LjGifu_v1.2, one region includes:
- the LOC130725758 gene encoding uncharacterized protein LOC130725758: MAKRNKSFAFILIIMAFSWWLSFLHGMARPLKISVLDENANREMKNVFLLSPYKIVRNSYVNDISTHGEGCEPDPGSPNSRALGEGREPDPGSPNMRALGEGREPDPGSPNPKTLGEGREPDPGSSNPKALGEGREPDPGSPNPKALGEGREPDPGSPNPMALGEGREPNPGSPNPKTLAEGREPDPGSPNMKALGEGREPDPGSPNPKALGEGREPDPGSPNLKALGEGREPDPGSPNSKALSEGREPDPGSPNPKALGEGREPDPGSPNPMALGEGREPDPGSLNPQALGEGREPNPGSPNPQALGEGRELDPGSLHSKALSEGREPDPGSPNPKALVEGREPDPGSPNPMALGEGREPYPGSPNPKALAEGREPDPGSPNMKALGEGREPDPGSPNPKALGEGCEPDPGSPNSKALSEGRGPDPPHIDHVQLNN; this comes from the coding sequence ATGGCTAAACGGAACAAATCTTTTGCCTTCATTCTTATCATTATGGCATTCTCTTGGTGGTTGAGCTTCCTACATGGGATGGCACGACCGTTGAAAATTTCAGTGTTAGATGAAAACGCTAATAGAGAAATGAAGAACGTCTTTCTATTATCCCCATATAAGATAGTTAGGAACTCATATGTAAATGACATTAGCACTCATGGAGAAGGATGTGAGCCAGATCCTGGTTCCCCAAATTCGAGGGCTCTTGGTGAAGGACGTGAGCCAGATCCCGGTTCCCCGAATATGAGGGCTCTTGGTGAAGGGCGTGAGCCAGATCCTGGCTCCCCGAATCCGAAGACGCTTGGTGAAGGACGTGAGCCAGATCCCGGTTCCTCGAATCCGAAGGCTCTTGGTGAAGGACGTGAGCCAGATCCCGGTTCCCCGAATCCGAAGGCTCTTGGTGAAGGTCGTGAGCCAGACCCCGGTTCCCCAAATCCTATGGCTCTCGGTGAAGGACGTGAGCCAAATCCTGGTTCCCCGAATCCGAAGACTCTTGCTGAAGGACGTGAGCCAGATCCTGGTTCCCCGAATATGAAGGCTCTTGGTGAAGGACGTGAGCCAGATCCAGGTTCCCCGAATCCGAAGGCTCTTGGTGAAGGACGTGAGCCAGATCCTGGTTCCCCGAATTTGAAGGCTCTTGGTGAAGGCCGTGAGCCAGATCCTGGTTCCCCAAATTCGAAGGCTCTAAGTGAAGGTCGTGAGCCAGATCCTGGTTCCCCGAATCCGAAGGCTCTTGGTGAAGGACGTGAGCCAGACCCCGGTTCCCCTAATCCTATGGCTCTTGGTGAAGGACGTGAGCCAGATCCTGGTTCCCTGAATCCACAGGCTCTTGGTGAGGGACGTGAGCCAAATCCTGGTTCCCCGAATCCGCAGGCTCTTGGTGAGGGACGTGAGCTAGATCCTGGTTCTCTGCATTCGAAGGCTCTAAGTGAAGGACGTGAGCCAGATCCCGGTTCCCCGAATCCGAAGGCTCTTGTTGAAGGACGTGAGCCAGATCCCGGTTCCCCAAATCCTATGGCTCTCGGTGAAGGACGTGAGCCATATCCTGGTTCCCCGAATCCGAAGGCTCTTGCTGAAGGACGTGAGCCAGATCCTGGTTCCCCGAATATGAAGGCTCTTGGTGAAGGACGTGAGCCAGATCCAGGTTCCCCGAATCCGAAGGCTCTTGGTGAAGGATGTGAGCCAGATCCTGGTTCCCCTAATTCGAAGGCTCTAAGTGAAGGACGTGGGCCAGATCCTCCTCACATAGACCATGTTCAACTTAACAATTAG
- the LOC130725760 gene encoding uncharacterized protein LOC130725760: MPPALWMKLWKADAVPQCCETAWRACLDILPVRSILHRRGVVGNPCCPRCSEVEETVHHALFSCPLVRMIWFASPLNLRFDEEGSVHDFFLSFLATADTNIAGIFLAVLYSVWQARNELLFKWKDSSIDQLLQRASSLRPSRVLLDDGPRAVQVLPSSWSRPLSGVCKMNIDASVTSSKEAGAGMVMRNNHGEVLAAATTELGPVLSPVLAEALGMRWALRLATKLGFRRIWIETDCLELYTFWNRQGGEFSHLATVVFDCRSLLPNFDVFNFTFVRRTSNGAADALARLAFHYGCMIWIEEAPSEITSITQDDVLASMAPS, encoded by the coding sequence ATGCCTCCTGCACTATGGATGAAGCTTTGGAAAGCTGATGCAGTTCCCCAGTGTTGTGAAACGGCATGGCGGGCTTGTCTTGACATCCTCCCTGTGCGTTCCATTCTTCATCGTCGTGGAGTGGTGGGCAACCCTTGCTGCCCTCGTTGTTCAGAGGTTGAAGAAACAGTTCACCATGCACTTTTTTCCTGCCCTCTCGTCCGAATGATTTGGTTTGCATCCCCTTTGAATTTGCGGTTTGATGAGGAAGGTTCTGTgcatgatttctttctcagttttCTTGCAACTGCTGATACAAATATTGCAGGGATTTTTCTAGCTGTTTTGTATAGTGTGTGGCAAGCAAGAAACGAGCTCCTCTTCAAATGGAAGGACTCCTCCATTGACCAGTTATTGCAGCGTGCTTCCTCCCTCCGACCTTCGCGGGTGCTGCTTGATGATGGCCCGCGAGCTGTGCAAGTTCTACCTTCTTCGTGGTCAAGGCCGTTGTCGGGTGTGTGCAAGATGAATATTGATGCTTCAGTCACGAGCTCTAAGGAAGCAGGTGCGGGTATGGTTATGCGGAACAACCATGGCGAGGTGCTTGCGGCTGCTACTACGGAGCTGGGTCCAGTCCTTTCTCCGGTGCTAGCCGAGGCGCTAGGCATGCGATGGGCTCTTCGTTTGGCAACGAAGCTTGGTTTCCGGCGAATTTGGATCGAGACTGATTGTTTGGAGCTGTACACCTTCTGGAATCGCCAAGGGGGCGAGTTTTCGCATTTGGCTACTGTTGTTTTTGATTGCCGTTCTTTACTTCCTAATtttgatgtctttaattttacTTTTGTGCGTCGAACTAGCAATGGTGCTGCGGACGCTTTAGCACGTTTAGCTTTCCATTATGGCTGTATGATTTGGATTGAAGAGGCTCCTTCTGAGATTACCTCTATCACCCAGGATGATGTTTTAGCCTCTATGGCTCCTTCTTGA
- the LOC130723082 gene encoding pyridoxal 5'-phosphate synthase subunit PDX1.3 → MEGSGVVTVYGNGAAITETKKSPFSVKVGLAQMLRGGVIMDVVNAQQARIAEEAGACAVMALERVPADIRAQGGVARMSDPQLIKEIKQAVTIPVMAKARIGHFVEAQILEAIGVDYVDESEVLTLADEDNHINKHNFRIPFVCGCRNLGEALRRVREGAAMIRTKGEAGTGNIVEAVRHVRSVMGDIRVLRNMDDDEVFTFAKKIAAPYDLVMQTKQLGRLPVVHFAAGGVATPADAALMMQLGCDGVFVGSGVFKSGDPAKRARAIVQAVTHYSDPGLLAEISCGLGEAMVGLNLNDSNVERFANRSE, encoded by the coding sequence ATGGAAGGATCTGGAGTCGTCACTGTCTACGGCAACGGCGCCGCAATCACCGAGACCAAGAAATCCCCCTTCTCCGTCAAAGTCGGCCTCGCTCAGATGCTCCGCGGCGGCGTCATCATGGACGTCGTCAACGCCCAACAAGCCCGCATCGCCGAAGAAGCCGGCGCCTGCGCCGTCATGGCCCTCGAGCGTGTCCCCGCCGACATCCGCGCCCAAGGCGGCGTCGCTCGCATGAGCGACCCTCAGCTCATCAAGGAAATCAAACAAGCCGTCACCATCCCCGTCATGGCCAAAGCCCGCATCGGCCATTTCGTCGAAGCCCAGATCCTCGAAGCCATCGGCGTCGATTACGTCGACGAGAGCGAGGTCCTCACTCTCGCCGACGAGGATAACCACATCAACAAGCACAATTTCCGCATCCCCTTCGTCTGCGGCTGCCGCAACCTTGGTGAAGCCCTCCGCCGTGTTCGTGAAGGCGCCGCCATGATTCGCACCAAGGGTGAGGCGGGGACTGGGAACATCGTTGAGGCGGTGAGGCATGTGAGGTCTGTGATGGGTGACATTAGGGTTCTCAGGAACATGGATGATGATGAGGTCTTCACGTTTGCCAAGAAAATCGCTGCTCCTTATGATCTCGTCATGCAGACCAAGCAGCTTGGGAGGCTTCCGGTGGTTCATTTTGCTGCTGGTGGTGTTGCTACCCCTGCTGATGCGGCTTTGATGATGCAGCTTGGTTGTGACGGTGTGTTTGTTGGCTCTGGTGTTTTCAAGAGTGGTGATCCTGCGAAGCGTGCCAGGGCGATTGTGCAGGCTGTGACGCACTACAGTGACCCGGGGCTGCTGGCGGAGATTAGCTGCGGATTGGGGGAGGCTATGGTTGGGCTCAATTTGAATGACAGCAATGTTGAGAGGTTTGCTAATCGGTCTGAATGA
- the LOC130726009 gene encoding uncharacterized protein LOC130726009, which produces MSPQPSRVNRSYSKDVALLKSPSSGVDVMKEWRKKFVAASSLEVSNAPATVHASIGESVSADPNVIVPNVIHEISVESVSVPNVEPHVETLVETTSDVNMEPSARNPNPIVDTSELDLQIHQSALGSEPSTVCKKSVIESVHELLSFWS; this is translated from the coding sequence atgtctccacagccatctagggtgaatagatcatattcaaaggatgttgctcttcttaaatctccgagttctggtgtagatgttatgaaggaatggaggaagaaatttgttgctgcaagttctcttgaagtctcaaatgcaccagcaactgttcatgcaagcataggtgAATCTGTAAGTGCAGATCCTAATGTTATTGTGCCTAATGTGATTCATGAGATATCAGTTGAATCTGTTTCTGTTCCCAATGTTGAACCTCATGTTGAGACATTAGTTGAGACTACTTCAGATGTGAATATGGAACCCTCTGCTAGAAATCCAAACCCCATTGTTGACACATCTGAACTTGATCTCCAAATCCATCAATCTGCCTTGGGTTCTGAACCATCTACCGTTTGTAAGAAGTCAGTTATTGAAAGTGTTCATGAATTGTTGTCATTCTGGTCTTAG